Proteins from a genomic interval of Methanofollis formosanus:
- a CDS encoding FxLYD domain-containing protein, whose protein sequence is MNTLKLLSALLVLSAAVILTAGCSGPADKAYDSQSIQANSSSHGGELEIVYREYDWSQEGYLHVGGTAKNVGDETLSSAQVDVKCYDKDGVLLRTKSDLVRDLEPGESWEYNVTYLVSDIEGYYNFETIVGNCS, encoded by the coding sequence ATGAATACACTGAAGTTACTTTCGGCGCTTCTTGTTCTTTCTGCAGCGGTTATTCTCACTGCAGGGTGTTCCGGACCAGCAGACAAAGCATATGATTCTCAGTCCATCCAGGCAAATTCAAGTTCTCATGGGGGGGAGTTGGAAATCGTGTACCGTGAATATGACTGGAGTCAGGAAGGATACCTCCACGTTGGCGGGACCGCAAAAAATGTCGGTGATGAAACCCTCTCGTCTGCTCAGGTCGATGTCAAATGTTATGACAAAGACGGCGTTCTCCTACGAACGAAGTCTGATCTCGTCAGAGATCTTGAGCCCGGAGAGTCGTGGGAATATAATGTGACTTATCTGGTTTCGGATATCGAGGGTTATTACAATTTCGAAACTATTGTTGGAAACTGTTCCTAA